One stretch of Segatella copri DNA includes these proteins:
- a CDS encoding type IA DNA topoisomerase: MKTIIAEKPSVAKEIAHIVGADKREEGYMQGNGYYVTWAFGHLVQPAMPETYGMKGFHAENLPVIPDPFVLVPRQVKTENGYKPDAGVLAQIKIIGKLFDSSERIIVATDAGREGELIFRYLYVYLGCQKPFDRLWISSLTDTAIREGLQNLRDGKEYDNLYHAAKARSEADWLVGINGTQALTIAAGRGTYSVGRVQTPTLGMVCERYWENKRFESKPFWQVHFGVVDADSGNILKFTSANRWADKGSATDIYNKVKDTGSAIITKVVTKRKVEKAPLLYDLTTLQKEANSQHGFTAEHTLSIAQKLYEAKFITYPRTSSRYISDDVFATLPKLFKNLENHSEYGEKVKLLPGSEDYSKNSVNAAKVTDHHALLITENAAIGLFKDEKIVYDMILCRMIEAFSADCIKDITSVSAQVDHDVEFGISGSIIRQTGWRALSLKEKNNRLDKDADATDNEVKEQVIPNWQEGQHITLSGCTITEGKTKPKPLHTESTLLAAMETAGKEIEDDTMRQAMKDSGIGTPATRAAIIETLLKREYMVRQQKKLVPTEKGLALHSVVKNMAIANVEMTGKWEAELAKIERGEASADGFTHSIEGYTREITAELLGCDRLFSHKDSGCQCPKCKQGTMQFFGKVVRCSNKECGMPVFKQVAGKLLTDADITDLLTKGKTRTLNGFTSKQGKPFSAAIAFDENFNTKFVFAERKTAEKRGNVKRYKK; this comes from the coding sequence ATGAAGACAATCATCGCAGAGAAACCAAGCGTAGCCAAGGAAATCGCCCACATTGTGGGAGCTGACAAGCGTGAGGAAGGCTATATGCAGGGCAATGGCTATTATGTGACATGGGCATTCGGACATTTAGTGCAGCCAGCCATGCCGGAAACCTACGGCATGAAGGGATTCCATGCAGAGAATCTGCCTGTGATTCCCGACCCGTTCGTTCTTGTTCCCCGACAAGTCAAGACAGAGAACGGCTACAAACCAGATGCAGGTGTGCTTGCCCAGATTAAAATTATCGGCAAGCTGTTTGACAGCAGTGAGCGCATCATCGTAGCAACCGATGCCGGACGTGAGGGAGAGTTGATTTTCCGATACCTCTATGTGTATCTCGGTTGCCAGAAACCTTTCGACCGTCTCTGGATCAGTTCGCTTACGGACACCGCCATCCGTGAGGGACTTCAGAACCTCAGGGATGGCAAGGAGTATGACAATCTCTATCATGCAGCCAAGGCACGAAGTGAGGCAGACTGGCTCGTCGGCATCAACGGCACACAAGCCCTGACGATAGCCGCAGGACGTGGTACCTATTCCGTAGGTCGTGTGCAGACTCCGACCCTTGGTATGGTATGCGAACGCTATTGGGAAAACAAGCGTTTCGAGTCGAAACCGTTCTGGCAGGTACACTTCGGTGTGGTTGATGCAGACAGTGGCAATATACTGAAGTTCACATCTGCCAACCGATGGGCAGACAAAGGCTCCGCAACCGATATATATAATAAGGTGAAAGATACCGGTTCTGCCATCATCACAAAGGTAGTAACCAAGCGAAAGGTGGAGAAGGCACCGCTCCTTTACGACCTCACCACCTTGCAGAAAGAAGCCAACTCCCAGCATGGCTTCACGGCAGAGCATACACTCTCCATCGCCCAGAAACTCTACGAGGCAAAGTTCATCACCTATCCAAGAACATCAAGCCGCTATATCTCGGATGATGTATTTGCCACCCTTCCCAAACTCTTCAAGAATCTGGAGAATCATTCGGAATATGGAGAGAAAGTGAAACTCTTGCCTGGCAGTGAGGACTACAGCAAGAACAGCGTGAATGCCGCCAAGGTGACCGATCACCATGCCCTGCTCATCACAGAAAATGCAGCCATTGGTCTTTTCAAGGACGAGAAGATCGTTTATGACATGATATTGTGCCGGATGATTGAAGCGTTCTCGGCAGACTGCATCAAGGACATCACATCAGTATCGGCGCAAGTGGATCATGACGTCGAATTTGGCATCAGTGGCTCCATCATCCGACAGACTGGCTGGCGAGCGTTGTCGCTCAAGGAAAAGAACAACAGGCTGGACAAGGATGCAGACGCAACAGACAATGAGGTCAAGGAGCAAGTCATTCCCAACTGGCAAGAAGGACAGCATATCACTCTTTCTGGCTGCACCATCACGGAGGGCAAGACCAAACCGAAGCCTTTGCATACGGAATCCACATTGCTTGCAGCAATGGAGACCGCAGGCAAAGAGATAGAAGATGATACGATGCGCCAGGCAATGAAGGACAGCGGTATTGGCACACCTGCCACACGTGCCGCCATCATCGAAACCCTGCTCAAACGAGAGTATATGGTGCGCCAGCAGAAGAAACTTGTGCCGACGGAAAAAGGACTCGCCCTGCATTCCGTGGTGAAGAACATGGCGATTGCCAATGTGGAGATGACGGGCAAATGGGAGGCGGAACTTGCCAAGATTGAACGAGGTGAAGCAAGTGCAGACGGGTTCACCCATAGTATCGAAGGCTATACCCGTGAAATCACTGCGGAGCTGTTAGGTTGTGACAGACTTTTCAGCCACAAGGATTCCGGCTGCCAGTGTCCTAAATGCAAGCAAGGTACCATGCAGTTCTTCGGAAAGGTAGTAAGATGCAGCAACAAGGAGTGCGGTATGCCAGTGTTCAAGCAGGTAGCAGGAAAGTTGCTCACTGATGCCGACATCACCGACTTGCTTACCAAGGGCAAGACCAGAACGCTCAATGGTTTCACCAGCAAGCAAGGCAAACCATTCTCCGCAGCCATAGCCTTTGACGAGAATTTCAACACGAAATTCGTCTTTGCAGAGCGCAAAACAGCAGAAAAGCGAGGAAATGTGAAGAGATACAAGAAATAG
- a CDS encoding helix-turn-helix domain-containing protein, producing MLMLRHERETEQKGSSAINEKLLDNQDLCLLFQISPRSLQRYRSLGVLPYKRLGQKTYYTEEDVMQFVENNVKEFKKENVEHYLTRIHQKFK from the coding sequence ATGCTGATGTTGAGACACGAACGAGAGACGGAGCAAAAAGGAAGTTCTGCCATCAATGAAAAATTGCTTGACAACCAAGACCTCTGCCTCTTATTTCAAATCTCCCCTCGTTCCCTTCAACGCTATCGCAGTCTGGGAGTGCTTCCCTACAAGCGTTTGGGGCAGAAAACCTACTACACGGAAGAGGATGTGATGCAGTTTGTAGAGAATAATGTCAAAGAATTCAAGAAAGAGAATGTGGAGCATTACTTGACTCGCATTCATCAGAAATTCAAATAA
- a CDS encoding helix-turn-helix domain-containing protein, translated as MEVVTMEKKAFDLMMARYDALVKKVELLKHKANGKRLNKWLTGQEVCQQLRISQRTLQKLRDRRFLGHTQIGRQFYYCPEEVKAIVPLIARIKSV; from the coding sequence ATGGAAGTAGTAACAATGGAAAAGAAGGCATTCGACTTGATGATGGCAAGATACGATGCCTTGGTAAAGAAAGTTGAGTTGCTGAAGCATAAGGCTAACGGCAAGCGTCTGAACAAATGGCTTACAGGTCAAGAGGTCTGCCAGCAACTTCGCATCAGCCAGCGCACCTTACAAAAACTTCGTGACCGCCGTTTCTTGGGGCATACCCAGATAGGTCGCCAATTCTATTACTGCCCCGAAGAGGTCAAAGCCATCGTTCCGCTTATCGCCAGAATCAAATCGGTATAG
- a CDS encoding helix-turn-helix domain-containing protein has product MEVITMESAAFKKLTEQLTEIVQYVRLAKMAFQENLTGKGLKPMLTNDDAAKMLGVSKRTLQRMRSENRIDFIKIGNQCRYQVEAIERMVEERTIAKET; this is encoded by the coding sequence ATGGAAGTAATAACAATGGAAAGTGCAGCCTTCAAAAAGCTGACAGAACAGTTGACAGAAATAGTCCAGTACGTGCGATTGGCAAAAATGGCATTTCAAGAGAACCTGACGGGTAAGGGATTGAAGCCGATGTTGACCAATGACGATGCAGCCAAGATGCTTGGTGTGAGCAAGCGCACCTTGCAGCGAATGCGCTCAGAGAACCGCATTGATTTTATTAAAATTGGTAATCAATGCCGATACCAAGTTGAAGCCATTGAAAGAATGGTTGAGGAACGAACAATAGCAAAGGAAACATGA
- a CDS encoding transposase gives MTSEPLNQYTEICRDAIKSSSAKLSKTFESLLLEILLLYMTIQRKINFTQMERYGTHCEQTYRTNFNRGRAKCIDWVKFNLALCRRYLNMDGLLAIAIDPSYISKSGKKTPHIGTFWSGCASSMKHGLEIMGLALVDVHANSCMMLRAHQTPSTGELKMRNMTLVQHYIAVIKRYKKDLLKVTDIVVADAFFSIRPFVDGIKECGFHLVSRFRDTASLYYVYTGPRSNKPGRPKTLDGKINYKKLDLTRMAELHIEGLEGTAYTLIAYSKALKQKVRLVIWVMPNGKHKLFFSTKTSMSGEEVLRTYRSRFQIEFCFRDAKQYTGLTHCQARHKNQLDFSYNASFASQNVAKVMMKENELPYSMASFKEIMASTYIAKLIFNKCRRIPNRKLISHTIKELFGWQRKAA, from the coding sequence ATGACATCAGAACCACTCAACCAATATACGGAAATATGCAGAGATGCTATCAAAAGTTCATCTGCAAAGTTAAGCAAAACTTTCGAGAGTCTACTCTTGGAAATACTTTTATTGTACATGACGATACAAAGAAAGATAAATTTCACTCAAATGGAGCGTTACGGCACCCATTGTGAGCAGACCTACAGAACGAACTTCAACCGTGGTCGTGCTAAATGCATAGACTGGGTGAAGTTCAACCTTGCCCTATGCCGACGTTACTTGAATATGGATGGTCTATTGGCTATAGCCATCGATCCGAGCTACATCAGCAAGTCGGGTAAGAAGACTCCGCATATCGGTACTTTCTGGTCCGGTTGTGCAAGTTCCATGAAGCATGGGCTTGAAATCATGGGGCTTGCACTTGTCGATGTCCATGCCAACAGTTGCATGATGCTGCGCGCCCATCAGACTCCATCTACTGGAGAATTGAAAATGCGTAACATGACTCTCGTGCAACATTACATAGCGGTCATCAAGCGTTATAAGAAGGATTTGTTGAAGGTCACCGATATTGTTGTCGCTGACGCTTTCTTCTCTATCCGTCCGTTTGTGGACGGAATCAAAGAGTGCGGTTTCCATCTTGTCAGCCGCTTCAGGGATACTGCGAGCCTATATTATGTGTATACGGGACCTCGTTCCAATAAGCCTGGACGTCCCAAGACACTTGACGGAAAAATCAACTACAAGAAACTTGACCTCACACGTATGGCAGAGTTGCATATTGAAGGACTTGAAGGCACAGCCTACACACTCATAGCCTATTCAAAGGCATTGAAGCAGAAAGTGCGCCTTGTCATTTGGGTTATGCCGAACGGAAAACACAAGCTTTTCTTCTCAACAAAGACATCCATGTCGGGTGAGGAAGTGTTGCGCACATACCGCTCAAGATTCCAAATAGAGTTTTGTTTTCGCGATGCAAAGCAATATACTGGTCTTACGCATTGCCAAGCAAGACACAAGAACCAGTTGGACTTTTCCTATAATGCATCATTCGCATCACAGAATGTTGCGAAAGTGATGATGAAGGAAAATGAATTGCCGTATTCCATGGCTTCTTTCAAGGAGATTATGGCAAGCACATACATCGCTAAATTAATTTTCAACAAGTGTCGGAGAATACCGAACCGAAAGTTAATTAGTCATACTATCAAAGAACTCTTTGGCTGGCAACGTAAAGCTGCTTAG
- a CDS encoding DUF1896 domain-containing protein, with the protein MNRKKQAQTELSYYGLYLLNHLRENRFPQANDADFIRERADHAAEVYEQARRDALFADAAQELAMSALLKGLRFSKYSILYDVVDSEFPLEVAVEDQEAFVKHLLPLVDNVYSIYDLTDDDFAQSPDYDQLYTELTGAVALFIESNGVQ; encoded by the coding sequence ATGAACAGAAAGAAACAGGCACAGACAGAGCTGTCCTATTACGGACTGTACCTCTTGAACCACCTCAGAGAGAACCGTTTTCCACAAGCCAACGATGCAGACTTTATCCGCGAACGTGCAGACCATGCCGCAGAAGTATATGAGCAGGCACGGCGTGATGCCCTCTTTGCCGATGCAGCACAAGAGCTTGCCATGTCAGCATTGCTGAAAGGTCTCCGCTTTTCCAAGTACAGCATCCTGTATGATGTTGTTGACAGTGAGTTTCCCCTGGAGGTAGCAGTAGAAGATCAGGAAGCGTTTGTCAAGCACCTCCTGCCTTTGGTTGACAACGTGTATTCCATTTACGACCTCACCGATGATGATTTTGCCCAGTCACCGGACTACGACCAGCTCTATACAGAGTTGACGGGAGCCGTAGCCCTTTTCATAGAGTCAAATGGCGTACAATAG
- a CDS encoding DUF4099 domain-containing protein, whose protein sequence is MVQKKKSDEQDVLVVRDEKTGEISVVAGLSRDGTPKRAPAKAENTSDFLRFDRNSDLMDSFFRNFFRQCKKPSRFGFYRIAADQVENLLGVMKELLKDPEANKEILSAHKVDTSNYEKEAKQSEGQAKETASSDDASKTQANTEKENVSSEQTNEKENDMEQKPEQTAAEQQAQTAPGVKQNLISGNDVNLQELGAKYGIDFNSMNEKDMKTLLNYGKTGLVIVKPTFGGEQIEIQARLSFRKDDNDQLQLVPHFVRNEPKLDVAYKGYTFTPEDKKNLLQNGNLGKVVDFPDKNTGELRPHFISIDRLTNEIVDIPTNKVRIPDTIGKTPITKDDKRVLYSGIPLRKEIELANGRKFTPLLQVNVEQRGVEFVPGSTRQAQGQKQNGDKKQTADKQEQKAEGDTGGQKKQQDPNHWLNEDGTIRRLNTYFKKELTEQQKDDYVAGKTIEIKEVPNKNGSGTYTAYVKFDFDKMQPRSYRNNPDLKQAKEQIPTNENKVQVAVNEQGKTHEATKHTKDPLSPGQSAPKNEKQQKEQNAEEQKPKRKARSVKM, encoded by the coding sequence ATGGTACAAAAGAAAAAGAGTGATGAACAGGACGTGCTGGTAGTCCGTGACGAAAAGACGGGCGAGATCAGCGTCGTCGCCGGACTCAGCAGGGACGGCACACCGAAGCGAGCACCCGCCAAGGCGGAGAACACGTCCGACTTCCTGCGTTTTGACCGCAACAGCGACCTGATGGACAGTTTCTTTAGAAACTTCTTCCGCCAGTGCAAGAAGCCAAGCCGATTCGGATTCTACCGCATAGCGGCAGACCAGGTGGAAAACCTGCTTGGCGTGATGAAGGAGTTGCTGAAAGATCCGGAGGCTAACAAGGAGATTCTTTCCGCCCACAAGGTTGACACCTCCAATTATGAGAAAGAGGCAAAGCAATCGGAAGGTCAGGCGAAAGAAACCGCATCATCGGACGATGCGTCCAAGACGCAAGCTAACACAGAAAAAGAGAATGTATCATCTGAACAAACCAACGAAAAAGAGAACGACATGGAACAGAAACCAGAACAGACCGCAGCCGAACAGCAGGCACAGACCGCTCCGGGTGTAAAGCAGAACCTCATCAGTGGTAACGATGTGAACCTGCAGGAACTTGGTGCCAAATATGGCATAGACTTCAACAGTATGAATGAGAAGGATATGAAAACCCTGCTCAACTACGGCAAGACGGGGCTTGTGATTGTGAAGCCGACCTTCGGCGGTGAACAGATAGAGATACAGGCCCGTCTGTCATTCCGCAAGGACGATAACGACCAGTTGCAACTCGTGCCGCATTTCGTGCGCAACGAGCCTAAACTCGATGTCGCTTACAAAGGCTATACCTTCACTCCAGAGGACAAGAAGAACCTGTTGCAGAACGGCAACCTCGGAAAGGTTGTGGATTTCCCCGACAAGAATACAGGTGAGCTGCGTCCTCATTTCATCAGTATCGACCGTCTCACCAATGAGATTGTTGACATCCCGACCAACAAGGTGCGCATACCCGATACCATCGGCAAGACACCTATTACCAAGGACGACAAGAGAGTGCTCTACTCAGGTATTCCGCTTCGCAAGGAGATTGAGCTTGCCAACGGGCGCAAGTTTACACCGCTGCTGCAGGTGAATGTGGAACAGCGTGGCGTGGAGTTCGTGCCTGGCAGCACAAGACAGGCGCAAGGTCAGAAACAGAATGGCGACAAGAAGCAAACCGCTGACAAGCAGGAGCAGAAGGCAGAAGGTGATACGGGCGGTCAGAAGAAACAGCAAGATCCCAACCACTGGCTCAATGAGGACGGAACCATCCGCCGACTCAACACCTATTTCAAGAAGGAACTGACCGAGCAGCAGAAGGACGACTATGTGGCAGGCAAGACCATCGAGATCAAGGAAGTGCCCAATAAGAACGGCAGCGGTACCTATACCGCCTACGTGAAGTTCGATTTCGACAAGATGCAGCCACGTTCCTACCGCAACAATCCAGACCTCAAACAGGCGAAGGAACAGATTCCGACCAACGAGAACAAGGTACAAGTCGCCGTCAACGAGCAGGGCAAGACCCATGAGGCGACCAAGCACACCAAGGATCCGCTGAGTCCGGGACAGTCTGCGCCAAAGAACGAAAAGCAGCAGAAGGAACAGAACGCCGAGGAACAGAAGCCAAAGAGAAAGGCAAGAAGCGTGAAGATGTAG
- a CDS encoding site-specific integrase, which translates to MKSTFSIIFYLKRQVVKKDGTVPVMGRITVDGTQAQFSCKTTANSDLWDTKGGRMIGKSMQALEVNRKLDKMRVSISKHYQEIMDRDNFVTADKVKNAFLGLEYRCHTLMKVYSQSRDEMEKQYKAGMKSLSTYTKYRIGCAYVGEFLQAHYHVKDIALKELSLPFITDYETFLRTDKHLKINSAMVFVRNLRAMVFRAIDNEWLVKDPFRRYEYKEEETTREFLSKEEIHLLMETPITRKKMSMVRDLFLFCCFTGLAFIDLYNLKEENIKEFFDEGEWIVIHRQKTGTEANIKLLDYPKQIMEKYRGLCEDGRVFPVPNYQSCMDSLKRLGKKCGITKPLSWHMSRHSFATSVCLSNGVPIETVSSMLGHKDIKTTQVYAKITKEKLSKDVEKLSQQINNIEEFTFGNVCNDNTNTINGRV; encoded by the coding sequence ATGAAGAGTACATTTTCAATTATCTTCTACCTCAAAAGACAGGTAGTAAAGAAAGATGGTACTGTTCCAGTTATGGGACGTATCACAGTGGACGGAACACAGGCGCAGTTCAGTTGCAAGACAACTGCCAATTCTGATTTGTGGGACACCAAGGGCGGACGCATGATAGGTAAGAGTATGCAGGCTTTGGAGGTGAACCGTAAATTGGACAAGATGCGTGTGAGTATCAGCAAGCATTATCAGGAGATTATGGACAGGGACAACTTCGTCACTGCCGACAAGGTGAAGAACGCCTTTCTTGGCTTGGAGTATCGTTGCCATACACTGATGAAAGTCTATTCCCAAAGCCGTGATGAAATGGAAAAGCAATATAAGGCTGGCATGAAATCTTTGAGTACATACACGAAGTATAGAATCGGGTGTGCCTATGTGGGCGAGTTCTTGCAGGCGCATTACCATGTGAAGGATATTGCTCTGAAAGAGTTGTCGCTGCCTTTTATCACGGACTACGAGACTTTTCTCAGAACCGACAAGCATCTGAAAATCAATTCTGCAATGGTGTTTGTCCGCAATCTCCGTGCAATGGTATTCCGTGCCATAGATAATGAATGGCTCGTAAAAGACCCATTCAGACGATATGAGTACAAGGAAGAAGAGACCACAAGAGAGTTTCTGAGCAAAGAAGAGATTCACCTGTTGATGGAGACACCTATCACAAGAAAGAAGATGAGCATGGTGCGTGACTTGTTCCTGTTCTGTTGTTTTACAGGTCTCGCTTTCATTGATCTGTACAACTTGAAGGAAGAGAACATCAAGGAATTTTTCGATGAAGGTGAATGGATTGTTATCCATCGACAGAAGACTGGAACGGAAGCCAACATCAAGTTGCTTGACTATCCCAAGCAAATTATGGAAAAATACCGTGGATTGTGTGAAGACGGCAGGGTGTTTCCAGTACCCAACTACCAAAGTTGTATGGATTCGCTCAAAAGACTGGGCAAAAAATGTGGTATCACCAAGCCGCTGTCCTGGCACATGAGCCGTCATTCGTTCGCAACCTCGGTTTGCCTCTCCAACGGAGTTCCAATAGAAACCGTGAGTTCAATGCTTGGTCACAAGGACATAAAGACAACCCAGGTGTATGCCAAGATTACCAAGGAGAAATTGAGCAAAGACGTGGAAAAGTTGTCTCAGCAGATTAATAACATTGAGGAATTCACGTTTGGAAATGTTTGCAACGATAATACTAACACTATAAATGGCAGAGTATGA
- a CDS encoding helix-turn-helix domain-containing protein, with the protein MNMNQLLTHESKSIDTAMQSLKKANNWLSSFIESYSPPLDGERYLTDKELSEHLKLSRRTLQEYRKQGILPYIILCGKTLYPESEIQALLTGNYRKPIIDGTVS; encoded by the coding sequence ATGAACATGAACCAACTTCTTACGCATGAGAGCAAGTCGATAGACACCGCCATGCAATCCTTGAAGAAAGCCAACAACTGGCTATCCTCATTCATCGAGTCCTACAGCCCACCTTTGGACGGGGAGCGATACCTCACCGACAAGGAACTCTCCGAGCATTTGAAGCTTAGTCGCCGCACCTTGCAGGAATATCGCAAGCAAGGCATTTTGCCCTACATTATATTATGTGGCAAAACCCTCTATCCGGAATCCGAGATACAAGCACTTCTCACTGGTAATTACCGCAAGCCGATAATCGACGGCACTGTTTCATAA
- a CDS encoding RagB/SusD family nutrient uptake outer membrane protein: MKFNISLKVLPLLACGMLMASCNDFLKQEPLTDITPTDYCKDATQLQAVANAFYQTVLPYHSGAGYGTFAYDNGTDNQTGSDGDSKYKKGSWKTSNDNSSWSWNNIRDINYQLNIAQSNYENGLIAGNENKIRQYIGELHFFRAYAYFSLYKSFGDLPIVTEAMPDNEAILVAANKRSPRNEVARFILADLDSAVTYMEPDGWEATTRISPAVAHLFASRVALFEGSWLTNFAGTPFVPNGEGWPGKAKDYNANYQYPTGSVEAEAKYFFQKAVDEAAIVGDAYVGKLDKNTGIVPQSLSDTNPYFYKFGNTDMSAYPEVLLWKAYNKGKGVTDNIEVAVNRGNTYTGFTRGMIDAFLMKDGKPTYAHHDGYVYEDTTTHAVVRNRDPRLFIFLKRPGQKNVLQGEDNNIAAEQVRPIEPVPQVFTRSFDVTYTTGYAIRKGGTFNQNLAENQAGYTASITFRATEALLNYIEAQYMLDHNLNAKSISYWKAIREAAGFTGEAADPQTTIAATDMAQELKGYTDGSGTQYDWGAFSAGKALTDPTLYSIRRERRTELMAEGLRWMDLIRWRSLDQLMKQPYQLEGFHLWNTPMEKWYTEKQLVDDGSVTATVSSRKLTEYFRPYQIVSTNMLYNGMTWSMAQYLQPMPLRQFMLTAPDHKTYADSPLYQNPYWPMEPDEAAEQ; encoded by the coding sequence ATGAAATTCAATATATCTTTAAAGGTACTTCCTTTGTTGGCATGCGGTATGTTGATGGCTTCTTGTAATGATTTCCTGAAGCAAGAGCCTCTTACAGATATTACTCCTACCGACTATTGCAAGGATGCTACTCAGCTTCAAGCCGTAGCTAATGCATTCTATCAGACTGTTTTGCCATATCATAGTGGTGCAGGCTATGGTACATTCGCATACGATAATGGTACAGATAATCAGACTGGTTCTGATGGCGATTCTAAGTATAAGAAAGGTAGTTGGAAGACTAGTAACGACAACTCTTCATGGAGCTGGAACAATATTCGTGATATCAACTATCAGTTGAATATAGCACAGTCTAACTATGAGAATGGATTGATTGCGGGTAATGAAAATAAGATTCGTCAATATATCGGCGAGTTACACTTCTTCCGTGCCTATGCCTATTTCAGTTTGTACAAGAGCTTCGGTGACTTACCTATTGTGACAGAGGCCATGCCTGACAATGAGGCTATCCTTGTAGCAGCTAATAAGCGTAGTCCTCGCAACGAGGTTGCTCGTTTCATTCTTGCCGACCTGGATTCTGCTGTAACCTATATGGAGCCTGATGGTTGGGAAGCAACCACACGTATCTCTCCTGCAGTTGCTCATCTGTTTGCATCACGTGTAGCCTTGTTTGAAGGTTCTTGGTTGACCAACTTCGCTGGTACTCCGTTCGTTCCTAATGGTGAGGGATGGCCAGGAAAGGCAAAAGACTATAATGCAAATTATCAGTATCCTACAGGTAGCGTTGAGGCTGAAGCTAAGTACTTCTTCCAGAAGGCGGTTGATGAGGCTGCCATTGTAGGTGATGCTTATGTAGGCAAATTGGATAAGAATACAGGTATCGTACCTCAGTCTTTATCTGATACCAATCCTTATTTCTATAAGTTTGGTAATACCGACATGTCTGCCTATCCTGAGGTTCTTCTCTGGAAGGCCTATAATAAGGGTAAAGGTGTGACTGATAACATTGAGGTAGCTGTAAACCGTGGTAATACCTATACTGGTTTTACCCGTGGTATGATTGATGCCTTTCTGATGAAGGATGGTAAGCCTACTTATGCACACCATGATGGATATGTTTATGAAGATACAACGACTCATGCAGTAGTTCGCAATCGTGACCCACGTTTGTTTATCTTCTTGAAGCGTCCTGGTCAGAAGAACGTTCTTCAGGGTGAGGATAATAATATTGCTGCTGAGCAGGTTCGTCCTATCGAGCCAGTTCCTCAAGTGTTTACTCGCTCATTTGACGTAACTTATACTACTGGTTATGCTATTCGAAAGGGTGGTACGTTTAATCAGAACTTGGCAGAAAACCAGGCTGGTTATACTGCATCTATCACCTTCCGTGCCACAGAGGCTTTGCTCAACTATATTGAAGCTCAATATATGCTCGACCACAATTTAAATGCGAAGAGCATTTCATATTGGAAGGCTATCCGTGAGGCTGCTGGCTTTACTGGTGAGGCTGCTGACCCTCAGACAACTATTGCTGCCACAGATATGGCACAGGAGTTAAAGGGTTATACCGATGGTTCTGGTACACAATATGATTGGGGTGCATTTTCTGCAGGCAAGGCATTGACAGATCCTACTTTGTATAGCATTCGTCGTGAGCGTCGTACAGAGTTGATGGCTGAAGGTCTTCGTTGGATGGATTTGATTCGCTGGCGTTCACTCGATCAGTTGATGAAGCAGCCTTATCAGCTTGAGGGCTTCCATCTTTGGAATACTCCAATGGAGAAATGGTATACAGAAAAGCAGTTGGTTGATGATGGTTCTGTTACTGCTACAGTATCTTCTCGTAAGTTAACTGAGTATTTCCGTCCATACCAGATTGTTTCTACCAATATGCTTTACAATGGTATGACCTGGTCTATGGCTCAGTACCTGCAGCCAATGCCTTTGCGTCAGTTTATGCTTACAGCTCCTGACCATAAGACCTATGCAGACTCTCCATTGTACCAGAATCCATACTGGCCTATGGAACCAGATGAGGCTGCAGAGCAGTAA